One Algibacter sp. L3A6 genomic region harbors:
- a CDS encoding tetratricopeptide repeat-containing sensor histidine kinase yields the protein MWVILSSFNVNNSVYAQEDIKKNLQQKIKKYKENNNFHRDTTYVNLLYQLGMQYAQYNLDSLLIISNESIKLGKSIPYPKGEAQGYLIEGLYYSNIGKQDRAIWYFKKSVSIAIINSETNLLLESKIKLAAEYKYKEDYANALKHYLDAIEIAKIYNNEVYLSKCYLNISAIYRVQKEYEQTISFLSKSLEINELNRDEAQVGKTLNNLTACFIEMGDLESASTSINRAISIFEKVKLDSWLSYAYELKGSIYTKKGKFNQALRWLSKSEKIHANIDKGRYKIPLYINLAKTYFGLKDYDTAESYALMALQISKKLNILEERDLTLKVLYEIKKADNDFEKALTYLEELKATSDTINNNNNIKELRILKSNLEFEQEKEQYISESQQKHTLQLSYIYFSILIILAFAIIIFILKKNNKTQNTLNEKLLENTEALKKNQTHLNEANNTKIRLFSIIAHDLKGPINSFKSLLDLFNNRELSKIEFMEFMPEIGKNIDSIAFTLNNLLTWGQSQMNGLSTKPDFISIKKLVDESFRLLSKQAEVKSISTINNIDENVIAWSDRDQIDVVIRNLISNAVKFTREHGTITVSAVEEAQFWKIQVKDNGVGMGEESVANVFTEKETAIAYGTLNEKGTGLGLRVCKEMVENNGGRIWVESKIDKGSTFSFTLPKTETA from the coding sequence TTGTGGGTTATTCTCAGTTCATTTAATGTTAATAATTCTGTTTATGCACAAGAAGACATTAAAAAAAATCTCCAGCAAAAAATAAAGAAATATAAGGAAAATAATAATTTTCATAGAGATACTACTTATGTTAATCTATTGTATCAATTAGGCATGCAATATGCGCAATACAATTTAGACAGCTTACTTATTATTTCTAACGAATCTATTAAATTAGGTAAGTCCATTCCTTATCCTAAAGGCGAAGCTCAAGGATATTTAATTGAAGGCTTATACTACTCTAATATAGGGAAGCAAGATCGTGCTATTTGGTATTTCAAAAAATCTGTTTCTATAGCTATCATTAATTCGGAGACTAATTTATTATTAGAGTCTAAAATTAAATTGGCTGCAGAATATAAATATAAAGAAGACTATGCTAATGCTTTAAAGCATTACTTAGACGCTATAGAAATAGCCAAAATATATAATAATGAAGTATATTTATCTAAATGCTATTTAAATATATCGGCTATATATCGCGTTCAGAAAGAATATGAACAAACCATTTCATTCTTATCTAAATCACTAGAAATAAATGAATTAAATAGAGATGAAGCGCAAGTAGGTAAAACCTTAAATAATTTAACGGCTTGTTTTATTGAAATGGGAGATTTAGAAAGTGCCTCTACTTCTATTAATCGGGCCATTTCTATTTTTGAAAAAGTAAAATTAGATTCATGGCTTTCTTATGCTTATGAATTAAAAGGATCTATTTATACTAAAAAAGGGAAATTCAATCAAGCTTTACGATGGTTAAGTAAAAGCGAAAAAATTCACGCTAATATTGATAAAGGGCGATATAAAATTCCTTTATACATAAATTTAGCAAAAACATATTTTGGTCTTAAAGATTATGATACTGCAGAAAGTTATGCTTTAATGGCGCTTCAAATTTCTAAAAAACTGAATATTTTAGAAGAACGTGATCTCACTTTAAAAGTGCTCTACGAAATAAAAAAAGCAGATAACGATTTTGAAAAAGCACTCACCTATTTAGAAGAGTTAAAAGCGACATCGGACACGATTAACAACAATAACAACATTAAAGAATTAAGAATACTAAAATCCAACTTAGAATTTGAACAAGAAAAAGAACAATATATCTCAGAAAGTCAACAAAAACACACTTTACAGCTTAGTTATATTTACTTCTCTATTCTAATTATTCTGGCATTTGCTATTATCATATTTATCCTCAAAAAGAATAACAAAACTCAAAATACGTTAAACGAAAAACTATTAGAAAATACCGAGGCGCTTAAAAAGAATCAAACACATTTAAATGAAGCAAATAATACTAAAATTAGATTGTTTTCTATTATTGCACACGATTTAAAGGGGCCGATAAATTCATTTAAATCACTTTTAGATTTATTTAATAACAGAGAGTTGAGTAAAATAGAATTCATGGAGTTTATGCCAGAAATTGGTAAAAACATAGACTCTATTGCATTTACTTTAAACAATTTATTAACATGGGGACAAAGCCAAATGAATGGTTTATCTACTAAACCAGATTTTATAAGCATTAAAAAATTAGTCGACGAAAGTTTCAGGTTGCTTTCTAAGCAAGCCGAAGTAAAATCTATTTCAACCATAAATAATATTGACGAAAATGTAATCGCTTGGTCTGATAGAGATCAAATAGATGTCGTTATTCGTAACTTAATAAGTAATGCTGTTAAGTTTACTCGTGAGCATGGCACAATAACTGTTTCCGCAGTTGAAGAAGCTCAATTTTGGAAAATTCAAGTTAAAGATAATGGTGTTGGTATGGGTGAAGAGTCTGTCGCTAATGTTTTTACGGAAAAAGAAACTGCAATCGCTTATGGTACTTTAAACGAAAAAGGTACAGGTTTAGGTCTTCGCGTTTGTAAAGAGATGGTCGAAAATAATGGTGGACGTATTTGGGTAGAAAGTAAAATAGATAAAGGTTCTACGTTTTCTTTTACGCTTCCTAAAACCGAAACGGCTTAG
- a CDS encoding SIR2 family protein: MKYLYLNGKKSVAIKLKAGTTDEIENVLINGSEHDFKDEKNPNKLDYAIKSKRNMYEQFLNNQFENLSVLTGAGSSVGIGDTNKGRLLSQLWEDVKEKLTEATLNRFCDLVEYQDVDKEGVRVKNLEKLLSIANIAKNYIKDESKDDKSPINIEGIITIIETVIKDKCTITLPKNSPHKDFLDKITKRKVTAPRIKVFTLNYDTLFEQAARNSNYTIIDGFSFSIPRKFSGRNFDYDIVSRNSSRVKEEDNFINKVFHLYKPHGSIDWESKGDDIYQKDSVKDPLMIYPKDSKYESSYDQPYFEMMSRFQQSLRNDNVLLICIGFSFNDKHIVSAIIEALEQNPSFQLMVVNKGIDDWSDSFNPFFEAAKKYNNIALVDETFVDFAEHYPDLKSYNHEDSKKIIINNNISSNV; encoded by the coding sequence ATGAAATATTTATACTTAAATGGTAAAAAGTCTGTTGCTATTAAACTTAAGGCTGGAACAACAGACGAAATTGAAAATGTTTTAATTAACGGTTCTGAGCACGACTTTAAAGATGAAAAGAATCCTAATAAATTAGATTATGCTATTAAGTCTAAGCGTAATATGTATGAACAATTTTTAAATAATCAATTTGAAAATTTATCTGTACTAACTGGAGCTGGTTCTTCTGTAGGAATTGGAGATACAAATAAAGGAAGGTTGTTATCTCAATTATGGGAGGATGTTAAAGAAAAATTAACTGAAGCTACATTAAACAGATTTTGTGATTTAGTTGAATATCAAGATGTCGACAAAGAAGGTGTTCGCGTAAAAAATCTTGAGAAGTTACTATCTATAGCCAATATTGCGAAAAATTATATTAAAGATGAGTCTAAAGATGATAAATCTCCAATCAATATTGAAGGAATTATTACAATAATTGAAACCGTAATAAAAGATAAGTGCACAATAACTTTACCTAAAAATAGTCCACATAAAGATTTTTTAGATAAGATTACTAAGAGGAAAGTTACAGCTCCAAGAATAAAAGTTTTTACTTTAAATTATGACACTTTATTTGAACAAGCTGCCCGAAATAGTAATTATACAATTATAGATGGTTTTTCATTTTCTATTCCAAGAAAATTTAGTGGTCGAAACTTTGATTATGATATAGTTTCAAGAAACTCAAGTAGAGTTAAAGAGGAAGATAATTTTATAAATAAGGTTTTCCACTTGTATAAACCACATGGTTCAATTGATTGGGAAAGTAAAGGTGATGATATTTATCAAAAAGATAGTGTAAAAGATCCTTTAATGATCTATCCAAAAGATAGTAAATACGAAAGTTCATACGACCAACCATATTTTGAAATGATGTCACGCTTTCAGCAAAGTTTAAGAAATGACAATGTTTTACTAATCTGTATTGGCTTTAGTTTCAATGATAAACATATAGTATCTGCAATAATAGAAGCTTTAGAACAAAATCCAAGTTTCCAACTTATGGTTGTAAATAAAGGGATTGATGATTGGTCAGATAGTTTTAATCCATTTTTTGAAGCAGCAAAAAAGTATAATAATATAGCTTTAGTAGATGAAACATTTGTTGACTTTGCAGAACATTATCCAGATTTAAAATCTTATAATCATGAGGATAGTAAAAAAATTATTATAAATAATAACATTTCTTCCAATGTCTAA
- a CDS encoding iron-containing alcohol dehydrogenase: MNNFEFKNPTKIIFGKDSIEKLENEIPENAKVLLLYGGGSIKKNGIYDQVKTALEKVEVVEFGGIPANPEYSVLMDALKVIKNENISYLLAVGGGSVIDGTKFLSAAALFKGDTPWDILSQNIRTEKGMPFGTVLTLPATGSEMNSGAVITRKETKEKLAMGGPGLFPEFSILDPQVISSIPRRQLVNGLTDAFTHVLEQYMTYSVGALLQDRFAESILQTIIEVAPKVLKDPTDYQAASNFMWSCTMALNGLIQKGVPNDWAVHAMGHELTALFGIDHARTLAVIAPSHYKYNFEAKKEKLAQYGERVWNITEGSMDDKAYAAIERTEAFFNELGIDTKLSDYTKDYEGTAEEISKRFTDRGWLGLGEHQSLSPDKVEKIVKMAY; this comes from the coding sequence ATGAACAATTTTGAATTTAAAAATCCGACCAAGATTATTTTTGGAAAAGATTCTATTGAAAAATTAGAAAATGAAATTCCAGAAAACGCTAAAGTATTATTGCTTTACGGTGGCGGAAGTATTAAGAAAAACGGTATTTACGATCAGGTTAAAACAGCTTTAGAAAAGGTTGAAGTTGTTGAGTTTGGAGGTATTCCTGCAAACCCAGAATACTCTGTATTAATGGATGCTTTAAAGGTTATTAAAAATGAAAACATTAGCTATTTATTAGCTGTTGGTGGTGGATCTGTAATAGATGGAACCAAGTTTTTATCGGCTGCAGCATTATTTAAAGGTGATACACCTTGGGATATTTTAAGCCAAAATATTAGAACCGAAAAAGGTATGCCTTTTGGAACCGTTTTAACTTTACCGGCTACAGGATCAGAAATGAATTCTGGAGCTGTAATTACTAGAAAAGAAACAAAAGAAAAATTAGCTATGGGTGGCCCTGGTTTATTTCCTGAGTTTTCAATTTTAGATCCGCAAGTGATTAGCTCTATTCCAAGACGCCAATTGGTAAACGGTTTAACCGATGCCTTTACACACGTTTTAGAACAATACATGACGTATTCAGTTGGTGCTTTATTGCAAGATCGTTTTGCTGAAAGTATTTTACAAACCATTATAGAAGTTGCTCCAAAGGTTTTAAAAGACCCTACAGATTATCAGGCGGCCTCTAACTTTATGTGGAGTTGTACAATGGCTTTAAACGGATTAATCCAAAAAGGAGTGCCTAATGATTGGGCTGTTCACGCCATGGGTCACGAATTAACGGCTTTATTTGGTATCGATCATGCGCGTACTTTAGCCGTAATTGCACCAAGCCATTACAAATATAATTTTGAAGCCAAAAAAGAAAAATTAGCTCAATACGGCGAGCGTGTTTGGAATATTACTGAAGGTAGCATGGACGATAAAGCTTATGCCGCTATTGAAAGAACCGAAGCGTTTTTTAATGAATTAGGTATAGATACTAAATTATCCGATTACACTAAAGATTACGAAGGCACAGCCGAAGAGATCTCTAAACGTTTTACAGATCGTGGTTGGTTAGGGTTAGGTGAACACCAAAGTTTATCGCCAGATAAAGTTGAGAAAATTGTAAAAATGGCTTACTAA
- a CDS encoding ATP-binding protein: MPHVLNIKNIKLSYLFLLMVAIALFNSFPAFSQDRIKKEIQRDIKKLQETPNFERDTTYINLLHELGREYNQYNLDSLLIISNQTIKLSKAIKYAKGETEGYIVKGGYYSDIGEQDEAIFYFIKANLKARTINDIGLTLFSYSELAKEYMYKDEYAKSLKTFLTGIEIAKENKNDKWLPVLYINISVLYSLQKEYDQPIFFLKKALEVNERNDDQKLTGIILSNLAFTYIEIEDIEKANEPINKAINIFEDLKMNSWLTYVYETKGTIFLKKNEYDNALFWLNKSEVLHKNIDQTRYKIPLYLLLSKAYFGLKSNEIAESYAVQALKISKDLNNLENRDEILQVLYEIKKADEDFGQALNYLEEFKAISDTINKNNNIKELSILKSNLEFEQEKEKYISDSEQKNLLQRSYIYFSILIILAFTIIIVILKRNNKIQNSLNQKLIENTHALKKNEIHLNGANDTKIRLFSIIAHDLKGPINSFKSLLDLFNKSELSQTEFMHFMPQIGENIESIAFTLNNLLTWGQSQMNGLSTKPDFIPVNTLVDDSLRLLSKQAEGKSISTINNIENHAITWCDIDQIDIVIRNLISNAVKFTRAHGTIIISAIEQEEFWQIQVKDNGVGMSDDILTNIFSEKETSSTYGTQNEKGTGLGLRVCKEMVENNGGTIWVESEIEKGSTFYFTLPKGEKE; encoded by the coding sequence ATGCCGCACGTATTAAACATAAAAAATATTAAACTCTCCTATCTGTTTTTATTAATGGTGGCTATTGCTTTGTTTAATAGTTTTCCTGCTTTCTCACAAGACAGAATCAAAAAAGAAATACAAAGGGATATTAAGAAATTACAAGAAACTCCCAATTTCGAGAGAGATACTACATATATCAATTTATTACATGAATTAGGAAGAGAATATAATCAGTACAACCTAGATAGTTTATTAATTATATCAAACCAAACCATCAAGCTAAGTAAAGCCATTAAATATGCTAAAGGTGAAACTGAAGGTTATATTGTTAAAGGTGGTTATTATTCGGATATCGGAGAGCAAGATGAAGCCATATTCTATTTTATAAAAGCCAATTTAAAGGCCAGGACGATAAATGATATAGGTCTAACCCTTTTTTCTTACAGTGAATTAGCAAAAGAATATATGTATAAAGATGAATATGCTAAGTCTTTAAAAACATTTTTAACTGGTATTGAAATTGCTAAAGAAAATAAAAATGACAAGTGGTTACCTGTTCTTTATATAAATATTTCTGTTTTATACAGTCTTCAAAAGGAATATGATCAGCCTATATTCTTTTTAAAAAAAGCTTTAGAAGTTAATGAGCGAAATGATGATCAAAAATTAACAGGTATTATACTCTCAAACTTGGCCTTTACATATATAGAAATTGAAGATATAGAAAAAGCCAATGAACCTATTAATAAAGCGATCAATATTTTTGAAGATCTAAAAATGAATAGTTGGTTAACTTATGTCTACGAAACAAAAGGCACAATTTTCCTTAAAAAGAACGAGTATGATAATGCTTTGTTTTGGTTGAATAAAAGTGAAGTACTCCATAAAAACATAGATCAAACCAGATATAAAATACCGCTTTATCTACTTTTATCTAAAGCATACTTTGGGCTTAAGAGCAACGAGATAGCTGAGTCTTACGCGGTGCAAGCTTTAAAAATATCAAAGGACCTTAATAATTTAGAAAACCGAGATGAAATTCTTCAAGTTTTATATGAAATAAAAAAAGCAGACGAAGATTTTGGACAAGCCTTAAATTATCTAGAAGAATTTAAAGCAATCTCTGATACGATTAATAAAAACAATAATATTAAGGAATTAAGCATCCTTAAATCGAACTTAGAATTTGAACAAGAAAAAGAAAAATATATCTCTGATAGTGAACAAAAGAACCTCTTGCAACGTAGTTATATATACTTTTCAATATTAATTATATTAGCATTTACTATTATCATTGTTATTCTTAAAAGGAATAATAAAATTCAAAATAGCTTAAACCAAAAGCTGATAGAAAATACACATGCACTTAAAAAAAATGAAATACATTTAAATGGAGCTAATGATACTAAAATTAGGTTATTCTCTATTATCGCTCACGATTTAAAAGGCCCGATAAATTCATTTAAATCACTTTTAGATTTATTTAATAAAAGCGAATTAAGTCAAACCGAATTTATGCACTTTATGCCACAAATTGGCGAAAACATAGAGTCTATTGCTTTCACTTTAAACAATTTATTAACTTGGGGACAAAGTCAAATGAATGGTTTATCTACCAAGCCAGACTTTATTCCTGTTAATACATTAGTAGATGACAGTTTAAGGCTGCTTTCTAAACAGGCTGAAGGAAAGTCTATTTCAACTATAAATAACATTGAGAACCATGCAATAACTTGGTGTGATATTGATCAAATAGATATCGTAATTCGTAACCTAATTAGTAATGCCGTAAAGTTTACACGAGCGCATGGCACGATAATCATTTCAGCCATCGAACAAGAGGAGTTTTGGCAAATACAAGTTAAAGATAATGGTGTTGGTATGAGCGACGACATACTAACTAATATTTTTTCGGAAAAAGAGACATCTTCAACTTATGGAACTCAAAACGAAAAAGGAACTGGTTTAGGTCTGCGTGTTTGTAAAGAAATGGTTGAAAACAATGGCGGAACCATTTGGGTAGAGAGTGAAATAGAAAAAGGTTCTACATTTTATTTTACGCTTCCTAAAGGAGAAAAAGAGTAA
- a CDS encoding type 1 glutamine amidotransferase domain-containing protein — MKTLKTLAIAFTIITASSCKDVKQETTSEKVSEVKTELTKQNDMKILFVLTSHDKLGDTGKKTGFWVEEFASPYYTLLDKGAKITIATPKGGAAPIDPSSDSPDAATASTDRYNKDADAKAKIANTEVLADMNPNDFDAVFYPGGHGPLWDLTNDKTSVALIEAFDRQEKPIAFVCHAPAVLKDVKNADGTALVKGKRVTGFSNSEEAAVGLTEVVPLLLEDMLIENGALYSNLDQWKPYAVQDGNLITGQNPASSELVAEKLLESLK, encoded by the coding sequence ATGAAGACCTTAAAAACATTAGCCATAGCATTTACAATAATTACAGCTTCAAGTTGTAAAGACGTAAAACAAGAAACAACTTCTGAAAAAGTTTCAGAAGTAAAAACAGAATTAACAAAACAAAACGACATGAAAATATTATTTGTATTAACATCTCACGATAAATTAGGAGATACAGGAAAAAAAACAGGATTTTGGGTAGAAGAATTTGCTAGCCCATATTATACATTATTAGATAAAGGTGCAAAAATTACTATTGCTACGCCAAAGGGTGGTGCTGCTCCTATAGACCCAAGTAGTGATTCTCCAGATGCTGCTACAGCTTCTACAGATCGTTACAATAAGGATGCAGATGCAAAAGCAAAAATTGCAAATACTGAGGTTTTAGCCGATATGAATCCTAACGATTTTGATGCTGTATTTTATCCGGGTGGTCACGGTCCTTTATGGGATTTAACCAACGATAAAACATCAGTTGCTTTAATTGAAGCATTCGATCGTCAAGAAAAACCAATCGCTTTTGTATGTCACGCACCAGCTGTATTGAAAGATGTAAAAAATGCAGACGGAACAGCCTTAGTAAAAGGAAAGCGTGTTACAGGGTTTTCAAACTCAGAAGAAGCAGCTGTTGGATTAACAGAAGTTGTGCCGTTATTATTAGAAGATATGCTTATTGAAAATGGAGCATTGTATTCTAATTTAGATCAATGGAAACCATACGCTGTACAAGATGGTAACTTAATTACGGGTCAAAACCCAGCATCTTCAGAATTGGTTGCAGAGAAATTATTAGAGAGTTTAAAATAA
- a CDS encoding DEAD/DEAH box helicase, with protein sequence MDNFRKTKQHILDKLKIEALNSMQEEALLSIANVENTVLLSPTGTGKTLAFLLPTITALDKDCENVQLLILVPSRELAIQIEQVIRTMGSGFKANAVYGGRNFSKDRIDLAHTPAILIGTPGRVADHLRRETFIVEDIKTLVLDEFDKSLEVGFEKEMSEIISNLPYIQKRILTSATQDIEIPKFVGLENELVIDYLDTKVSKLEIKKVISPDKNKLQTLVDLLNHIGNKPGIIFCNFKDTIQYVSDFLNDNKIGHGCFHGGMEQIDRERALIKFRNGTHQIIIATDLAARGLDIPELNYIIHYQLPLKAEEFTHRNGRTARMNTEGTAYVLQWEKETTPEFIETTETVIPKGKTTRITNPWSTLFISGGRKDKISKGDIAGLLFKQCHLDKSEIGVIELKQDCAFVAIPKARAESIIDKTNNMRLKKRKVRTYII encoded by the coding sequence ATGGATAATTTCAGAAAAACCAAACAACATATTTTAGATAAACTGAAAATTGAGGCGCTTAATTCCATGCAGGAAGAAGCGTTGCTATCTATTGCCAATGTTGAGAACACCGTGCTTTTATCTCCTACAGGAACAGGTAAAACACTTGCGTTTTTGTTACCAACTATTACAGCTTTAGATAAGGACTGCGAAAACGTACAACTCTTAATTTTAGTACCATCTCGCGAGTTAGCAATACAAATTGAGCAAGTAATTCGCACCATGGGTTCTGGTTTTAAAGCGAATGCCGTTTATGGTGGTCGTAATTTCTCGAAAGATAGAATAGATTTAGCACATACGCCAGCTATTTTAATTGGTACACCTGGTCGTGTTGCCGATCACTTACGCCGTGAAACTTTTATAGTTGAAGATATTAAAACATTAGTTTTAGATGAATTTGATAAATCTCTAGAAGTTGGTTTCGAGAAAGAGATGAGTGAGATTATCAGTAATCTACCATATATTCAAAAACGAATTTTAACTTCGGCAACTCAAGATATTGAGATACCAAAATTTGTTGGATTAGAAAACGAATTGGTGATTGATTATCTAGATACGAAGGTTTCTAAATTAGAAATTAAAAAAGTAATATCTCCAGATAAAAATAAGCTTCAAACTTTAGTCGATTTATTAAATCATATAGGAAATAAACCAGGCATTATTTTCTGTAATTTTAAAGATACTATTCAATACGTAAGCGATTTTTTAAACGATAATAAAATTGGTCATGGGTGCTTTCATGGCGGTATGGAGCAAATAGATAGAGAGCGTGCTTTAATAAAATTTAGAAATGGGACCCATCAAATTATTATTGCTACCGATTTGGCTGCACGTGGATTAGATATTCCGGAACTTAACTACATTATTCATTATCAACTTCCTTTAAAAGCTGAAGAATTCACTCATAGAAATGGTAGAACTGCTCGTATGAATACAGAAGGTACAGCCTATGTATTACAATGGGAAAAAGAAACCACGCCTGAGTTTATCGAAACTACCGAAACCGTAATACCGAAAGGAAAAACAACTAGAATTACCAACCCTTGGAGTACGCTGTTTATTTCTGGTGGTCGAAAAGATAAAATATCAAAAGGCGATATTGCTGGTTTACTTTTTAAACAATGCCATTTAGATAAATCTGAAATTGGTGTTATTGAATTAAAGCAAGATTGTGCCTTTGTTGCGATACCAAAAGCGCGAGCCGAAAGTATTATTGATAAAACCAATAACATGAGGTTGAAAAAAAGAAAAGTACGTACATATATTATCTAA
- a CDS encoding ATP-binding protein, whose amino-acid sequence MSNISPFNHTHFIGYINQVTPQFVKIHFPSSVLMKSFSFYGEQLKGGLVGNYVVIEGEQFGFLGKILELNLPEKERLELSEKSFNTKEFHPTGKIEILLSFEIFNPSKVDKGLNSLPVIGAKVFICSSEFIKNYFKGFGVKEEYKHDAPTIDFGHLTYDKSTLVELSQQAIFGRHCAIVGTTGGGKSYTISKLLEGIVSNKSKTIIIDATGEYCNHDKEDYSDKPLVLSIDSYFPYSRLTVGDLFALFRPAGQVQQPILLEAIKSLKIVHCLMRDKDHHNFEELDNTTTFKITTKEGVNDLVIENGCIVKKGNMTSPFNMCYHKYVDEIEDNSKSEFDINNLSKQIRNECYQNFGSNWATAVDNRNLSNSTSLLMRINNVLKNDSFKKIFGFQIDEENDLIDAIINFLKSENKASMLRIGFEKVPFNFQVREILANAIGNFLLAEARSDKFKNNPLVFFVDEAHQFLNKSVKDDWFESELNAFNSIAKECRKYGLFLCIATQMPRDIPNGTLSQIGTFITHRLINYQDKEAVANACSTASRETLAFLPILGAGEAILMGIDFPMPVILKVKEPEIKPNSSTPLFK is encoded by the coding sequence ATGTCTAATATAAGTCCTTTCAATCATACTCATTTTATAGGATATATAAACCAAGTTACACCTCAATTTGTAAAGATTCATTTTCCTTCTTCAGTACTCATGAAATCGTTCTCTTTTTATGGTGAACAATTAAAAGGTGGATTAGTTGGTAATTACGTAGTAATTGAAGGAGAACAGTTTGGTTTTTTAGGAAAAATTCTAGAATTGAACTTACCAGAAAAAGAACGTTTAGAATTAAGTGAAAAATCATTTAATACTAAAGAGTTTCATCCTACAGGAAAGATTGAAATATTATTATCATTTGAGATTTTCAATCCTTCAAAAGTAGATAAAGGATTAAATTCATTACCTGTAATAGGTGCTAAAGTATTTATTTGTTCTTCTGAATTTATTAAAAATTATTTTAAAGGTTTTGGAGTTAAAGAAGAGTATAAACATGATGCACCAACGATTGATTTTGGTCATTTAACATATGATAAATCGACTTTAGTAGAACTTTCACAGCAGGCAATCTTCGGAAGACATTGTGCTATTGTCGGTACAACAGGAGGTGGGAAAAGTTATACGATAAGTAAGCTTTTAGAAGGAATAGTCTCTAATAAGAGTAAAACGATTATAATAGATGCAACAGGTGAATATTGTAATCACGATAAAGAAGATTATTCAGATAAGCCATTAGTATTATCTATTGATTCATATTTCCCTTATTCAAGACTTACAGTTGGAGATTTATTTGCTTTATTTCGTCCCGCAGGACAAGTACAGCAACCTATCTTATTAGAAGCTATAAAATCTTTAAAGATTGTTCACTGTTTGATGCGTGATAAAGATCATCATAATTTTGAGGAATTAGACAATACAACTACATTTAAAATTACAACTAAAGAAGGTGTGAATGATTTAGTGATAGAAAATGGATGTATAGTTAAGAAAGGAAATATGACGAGCCCATTTAATATGTGCTATCATAAATATGTAGACGAGATAGAGGATAATTCAAAAAGTGAATTTGATATTAATAATTTATCAAAACAAATAAGAAATGAATGTTATCAAAATTTCGGGAGTAATTGGGCTACTGCAGTTGATAATAGAAATTTAAGTAATAGTACAAGTTTACTAATGCGCATAAATAATGTATTAAAAAATGATTCCTTTAAGAAAATATTCGGTTTTCAAATAGATGAAGAAAACGACTTAATTGATGCTATTATTAACTTTTTGAAATCAGAAAACAAAGCATCAATGCTAAGAATAGGTTTTGAAAAAGTTCCTTTTAATTTTCAAGTTAGAGAAATTTTAGCAAATGCAATTGGAAATTTTTTATTAGCTGAAGCAAGGTCTGATAAATTTAAAAATAATCCTTTAGTATTTTTTGTTGACGAAGCTCATCAATTTTTAAATAAAAGTGTAAAAGATGATTGGTTTGAATCAGAATTAAATGCTTTTAATTCAATAGCCAAGGAATGTAGAAAATATGGTTTATTTCTTTGTATTGCAACACAGATGCCAAGAGATATTCCTAATGGTACATTAAGTCAAATAGGAACTTTTATTACACATAGATTAATTAATTATCAAGACAAAGAAGCTGTAGCAAATGCTTGTTCTACAGCAAGTAGAGAAACATTAGCTTTTTTACCTATTCTTGGTGCTGGTGAAGCTATTTTAATGGGAATTGATTTTCCAATGCCAGTGATACTTAAAGTTAAAGAGCCAGAAATTAAACCAAATTCAAGTACACCATTATTTAAATAA
- a CDS encoding peroxiredoxin-like family protein has translation MIKPRKKAPELEVQLVNGTTWKLSEQSPENFTLVLFYRGKHCPVCKSQLEDLQKKLDKFKERGVNVIAISTDTEEVAKATHEAWDIADIPLGYGISIEDARKWGLFISEGIKQEPKHFAEPGLFLVTPEQIVYWESIQSMPFGRPSFNDVLGGIDYILKADYPARGEA, from the coding sequence ATGATTAAACCAAGAAAAAAAGCACCAGAATTAGAAGTACAATTAGTTAATGGTACCACATGGAAATTAAGCGAACAGTCACCAGAAAACTTCACATTAGTATTATTTTACAGAGGTAAACACTGTCCTGTTTGTAAAAGCCAGCTAGAAGATTTACAAAAGAAACTAGATAAATTCAAAGAGCGTGGCGTTAATGTTATCGCTATAAGCACAGATACAGAAGAAGTTGCGAAAGCAACACATGAAGCATGGGATATTGCTGATATACCTTTAGGTTACGGCATATCTATTGAAGATGCTAGAAAATGGGGTTTATTTATTTCAGAAGGCATTAAACAAGAACCAAAACATTTTGCAGAACCTGGATTATTTTTAGTAACACCAGAACAAATAGTTTATTGGGAGTCGATACAATCGATGCCATTTGGTAGACCAAGTTTTAATGATGTTTTAGGTGGTATTGATTATATATTAAAAGCAGATTATCCTGCAAGAGGAGAGGCATAA